A genomic window from Methanobrevibacter ruminantium includes:
- a CDS encoding pyruvoyl-dependent arginine decarboxylase produces MRIAIVSGSSEGPTELNAFDNALYEAEIGDVNLIKVSSMLRANAKVEKLPKLKAGSMVNCVLSSLTSDNKGDELIACVAVAIGEELGCVVEANGTNQNPEDIKNEAIEMVKYMMDKRNVKIKELIVEEAHHTVKEIGSAIAAVIYITDDILER; encoded by the coding sequence ATGAGAATAGCTATTGTTTCAGGTTCAAGTGAAGGCCCAACAGAATTGAATGCTTTTGATAATGCTTTATATGAAGCGGAAATTGGTGATGTGAATTTAATAAAGGTATCCAGCATGCTTAGAGCCAATGCTAAAGTTGAAAAATTGCCTAAATTGAAAGCAGGATCAATGGTGAACTGCGTTTTATCAAGCTTGACTTCCGACAACAAAGGAGATGAACTAATTGCTTGTGTTGCAGTGGCTATTGGCGAAGAATTGGGATGTGTCGTTGAAGCAAATGGAACCAATCAAAATCCAGAAGACATCAAGAACGAAGCAATAGAAATGGTAAAGTACATGATGGATAAGAGGAATGTGAAGATTAAGGAATTGATTGTAGAGGAAGCGCATCACACTGTGAAGGAAATAGGATCTGCAATAGCTGCAGTCATTTACATTACTGATGATATTTTAGAGCGATAA
- a CDS encoding translation initiation factor IF-5A, whose translation MSTKVVELKTVKVGKYIVLDGEASKVTSLTTSSPGKHGAAKARLEAVGIFDGQKRSLVKPVDTKVEVPILDKRIGQILAVMGDQVQIMDLESFETFELPIPAEFDEEIRGAVGTDLGVEYIIALGNMKIMRTKKV comes from the coding sequence ATGTCAACCAAAGTTGTAGAACTTAAAACCGTAAAAGTCGGAAAATATATTGTATTAGACGGAGAAGCTTCTAAAGTAACTAGCTTAACCACTTCATCTCCCGGTAAACATGGAGCTGCAAAAGCAAGATTAGAAGCTGTTGGTATTTTTGATGGTCAAAAAAGAAGTTTAGTAAAACCTGTGGACACTAAAGTGGAAGTACCTATTCTTGACAAAAGAATCGGTCAAATTTTAGCTGTTATGGGTGACCAAGTTCAAATCATGGACTTAGAATCATTCGAAACCTTTGAATTACCTATACCTGCTGAATTCGATGAAGAAATCAGAGGTGCTGTAGGTACTGACTTAGGTGTAGAATATATCATTGCTTTAGGCAATATGAAAATCATGAGAACTAAAAAAGTATGA
- the speB gene encoding agmatinase, translating into MLFNTYEPWKFAFSAESIDLYNSGNGDSNDSNDSNESKRWGIIGVPFDSTCSYHHGSRYGPTIIREASFGFEQYNSTFEKLLDGEFYDCGDLNVVHGNCRKTCDSLKDAVEELIESNIKPIIIGGEHSVSIGSIKALANLEDNDDLSDVTIIHLDAHRDIIDTYIGEKDSHATIMRRVHDLNPKELIQIGIRSFSIEENEFVESQGNITSFLAKDLFDDFDTLLEKLDSLEGKVYVSIDMDVIDPAFAPSVGNPTPNGLHPVDVENIFEALASNEAIDVIGFDLVEVASDKLGDITAVLAAKMIYDFLTLFA; encoded by the coding sequence ATGCTTTTCAATACTTATGAACCATGGAAATTTGCTTTTTCAGCAGAATCTATAGATTTATACAATTCAGGTAATGGTGATTCTAATGATTCTAATGATTCTAATGAATCTAAAAGATGGGGAATAATTGGAGTTCCATTTGACAGCACTTGTTCCTACCATCATGGTTCAAGGTATGGTCCTACAATCATTAGAGAGGCATCATTTGGATTTGAGCAATACAATTCAACATTCGAAAAGCTTTTGGATGGGGAATTCTATGACTGCGGAGACCTGAATGTCGTTCATGGGAACTGCAGAAAAACCTGTGATTCTCTTAAAGATGCTGTGGAAGAGTTGATTGAATCCAATATCAAGCCGATTATCATTGGCGGTGAACATAGCGTAAGCATTGGATCCATCAAGGCATTAGCGAATTTGGAAGATAATGATGATTTGTCTGATGTTACAATCATCCATTTAGATGCTCATAGAGATATTATCGATACATACATTGGAGAAAAGGATTCACACGCTACAATCATGAGAAGAGTTCATGATTTAAATCCAAAGGAATTGATTCAAATAGGAATCAGATCATTTTCAATTGAAGAAAATGAATTTGTTGAATCTCAAGGGAATATCACCAGCTTTTTGGCAAAAGACCTTTTTGATGATTTTGACACTCTTTTGGAAAAGCTTGATTCATTAGAAGGAAAAGTCTACGTTTCCATTGATATGGATGTAATTGATCCGGCATTTGCACCATCTGTAGGAAATCCAACTCCAAATGGATTGCATCCTGTTGATGTTGAAAACATTTTTGAAGCATTGGCAAGTAATGAAGCTATTGATGTTATTGGATTTGACCTTG